Below is a window of Sulfitobacter sp. BSw21498 DNA.
GTGCTCAATGACCAGCCTTACGGCTTCAACACCCGTTTTGAAGGCAAAGACGGCACCAACCCCGAAGAGCTGATTGGCGCAGCCCATGCGTCCTGCTTTTCCATGGCCCTGTCAATGATCCTCGAAGACTACGACCTGGTCGCGGACAGCATTGAAACCAAAGCCACCGTATTTCTCGAACAAAAAGATGGTGGCTTTCACGTGCCGAAAATCCACCTCGATGTAGAATGCGTGATCCCCGATGCCACGCAAGAGCAGTTCGAAGAGGCGACAAAAACCGCCAAAGAAAATTGCCCGATTTCCAAGCTGATGACCGCTGAGATCACAATGGATGCGAAACTGTCCTGACCTCGTCCCAAGGGCCGCGCACGCCGCGGCCCTTGCACTTACCCCTTCACCCTTTTCTCAAATACTCATTCCACCCTTGCACCCCGCGCCCCCCCGTCCATATTGGACATATGATCCGCATCCTCCCCATCGTCCTCGCCGTGCTCTTCGGGCTTGCCATGTACCGCTTTTCTGCGTGGCGCACCGCCAGAGAGCTTGACGAGAAATCGACCGAGCTGCTGGACCCTGCCCTGCGTGAGATGACCTTTAAGCTTGCGAAAGCACTCGATCTGCCGCGGATCAAGGTCCACATATACGAAGTGGCCCCCGTCAACGGTCTTGCCGCGCCGGATGGGCGGATCTTCATCACCCGTGGCTTTTACGAGAAATTTAAATCCGGTGCTGTCACCGCCGAAGAACTCGCCAGCGTGATTGCACACGAGCTGGGACACGTCGCCTTGGGCCATTCACGGCGGCGGATGATCGACTTTTCAGGCCAGAACGCCATGCGTGCTGCGCTTGGCATGATCTTGGGGCGCATTATCCCCGGTGTCGGAATCTGGATCGCCAATATGCTTGCGAGTTTGCTGGCAGCACGGCTGTCGCGTGGCGATGAATACGAGGCGGATGCTTATGCCGCCGCTCTTTTGACCAAAGCAGGCATCGGCATCGCGCCGCAGATCTCTTTGTTCGAAAAGCTCGAAGCGTTAACGCAAAGTAACCACGGGACGTCGCCCGCATGGTTGCTTAGTCATCCCAAAACGGCAGACCGGATCAGTGCGTTGACTGCGCTGAAATCCGCGTGGGACCGCTAACCGAGCGCTTTGGCAAGCCGCGGCAAACGCGCTTTCTTCAACAGCGGGCGCATTTCCCATGGCTGTCCCGACAGGCGGCGCGCTTCATCCAGAACGGAATCAGCAACCTGCACGATCATCTCTGGCTGGGCCAGCCAGACACCGTGCAGATAGCTATCGGGATCCACCCGTGCCAAGCCTTCTTCGGCCAGAGTGCCACGGGGAAAATCCTTGGCGTTCAGCGTCATGATAATGTTGGCATGGCCGGTGATCGCGGCGGCCAGCACATGCACGTCGTTTTCGTCCGGCAGATACAGCCGTGCTGCCACACCGGGGCTTGGGGGGACCTCGGCCTCTGGCCATGCGGCGCGCAGCAAGGCGATCTCTGCGCGGGCCTGTGCTTCGCCCTCGGGGCCAAGCTTGATCGCGGCGCGCGCCCATTCTTCCAACAGGCGCGCCGACCACAGCGGTTCAAACACCCCGACCCGCGCAGCACCCATCACCATCTCACGCATGACGGTGGGATAGAGGACGCAGGCGTCGATCAGGATGCGCAGCGTCACGACAGACGGAAGAACAGTGACTTTAGGTATCCCGTTTCGGCCAGTTGTGGCAACTGCGGGTGGTCCGGACCGGCGAAACCGGTGTGCAGCAGCGCCGCTCGACGTCCTGCGCGACCAATGCCGCGCACGGATGAAGTGCGGAACTGCGTCAGATCGACCGCGTGCGAACACGAACACAAGCCCAGCACACCATTCTCTGCGACCAGCTGCGCTGCTAAACGGGCAACACGTTCATAAGCACGCAACCCTGCCTCGAGCGCAGGCTTGCCGGGGGCAAATGCGGGCGGGTCACAGATCACGACATCAAATTCTTCGCCCTCGGCACGCAGGGCGGTCAGAATATCAAACGCATCCCCCTGCCGCGTTGCGAAACGGTCCGATACGCCCATGGCATCGGCACCCTGCTGGGCAAGTTCCAGCGCCGGAGCAGACCCATCGACCGCAACCGCAGAGGATGCGCCATTTGCCAGCGCTGCCAGAGAGAACCCGCCGACATGTGCAAACACATCCAGCACGCGTTTGCCCTTGGACAGGTTGGCCGCAAAGGCGTGGTTGGGGCGTTGATCGTAGAACAGTCCGGTTTTCTGGCCGCCTGTAAGGTCTGCCATATAGGTCGCGCCGTTCATCGGCACGGGCACTGCCGCGCCGGGCGCGTCGCCGTGCAGCACACCGCTAACGTCGTCCAACCCTTCAAGGCTGCGCGTCCGGCCCGATGCGTTTTTCAACACGTGGCGCACGCCGGATTGTGCGACCAGCGCCGCGGTCAGCGCGTCGATATGGACGTCGGCCCAAGCGGCATTCGCCTGAATAACAGCCGTATCGCCAAAGCGATCGATCACGACACCGGGGAGCCCGTCCGCTTCGGCGTGGATCAAACGGTAATACGGCGCGTCATACATTTGGTCACGCAACTGTACGGCGCGTTTAATATGAGCCTCGAACCAGCTTTGGTTCACCACCGCTTCGGAATTCTGGTCCAACATCCGGCAGAAGATCTTGGAGGTCGGGTTCACCGCGACCACCCCCATCACCTGACGGGCGCTATCTTCCAGCAGCGCGAGGCTGCCGGGGGTCAACGCTTTGGTGCGTCGGTCGGTGACCATTTCATTGGCATAAACCCAGGGAAACCCGTGCCGGATGGCGCGGGCATTGGCCTTGGGCAGCAGGCGCACCACAGGCAAATCGGAAGGGTCGGTCGAAGCGGGAGGGGAAAGGGGCGTTGTCATACCGCCCCCATTAGTCGGTTCCACGCGGTTGGGGAAGCGCAGAGTTCACCGATACGCTTAATAGGCGGCAAGTTTCGTACGTTTGTAGCTGCCCGGTGTAGACAGCTGTTGTTCGATCGCGCGGGCAAGATCGTGGATCAGCACGGTGTTGTCTGGCTGCGCTTCGGCAATGGGCGGGGCAAAACTGTTCAGTTCAACCGTGACCTGACGGGGCTCGGCCAGCGCCTTGCCATTGCGCGCATCCACCACGGTCAGAATGAACTCAGCCGATGGCACGTCCGTCGCAGACCCTGAGGCGGGATTATGAAAGCGCAGGACCTCCACCTCAAGCGTTGCTGGAACTGGTCCATATGCGGTGACGGCACCCTGTTGGATTGCGGCCTCGAAGATAGCACGGACCTGATCGCGGTGATCGGTATTTGCTGCGTCATGCCAGATGATGTCCGCCGATTGCAGCAGGGTGGTCTCTTGGGCTACACGAAGATGATTGGGTAAAAAGACATTGGTTTGCTGGATATGAACGGCATCCAACAGCGTATCGGGCTGGTAAGAATTAAGGTTATCCAGCAAAGACATACGGGACGAGGATGTATCATACATCGCATTCCGGCTGGCAATATCCGCCGGTGCACAACCGGACACGGCAGCGGCGCAGACCAAAGCGATCAACAGGTTTTGATGTTTCATATTCCCCTCCAAAAGCTGCCGGTGAATAGGACTGTGCAGCGTTGATATTGTAATGCCGTCCAATTAAGGCGGGAATGGGGCGAGAATGTTCAGAACCTCGGGCAACATTTGGGTATTTCGGCACGTTTGCGTCTTATTGTAATGTTTTCTAGCTTCGAGGACGTGTTTTCCATCCCCCACGCCGTCGGGGGGTGGCCATACCGATCAACCCCTCCTGCATTACGCCGGTCATCGGATGATCCAGATTTTCTGGCGTGACCTGATCCAGCAACGCACGTAAGGCGGTTTTGGTGTCTGACTCCATCGGCAGGCTCAGCGCCCAATCCAGAAAGATCGACCGGCACTCCGGCGGCGTGATCCCCGGTATGCGATAGGATTCATAGATCAACCCCTTAGGGTCGTTCAGATCACCTTTGGTCATGGCTGTCCCCTGTCGGCCTTATCAACGTAATCGGCCAATGCTTCGCCAATGATCGCCGCAGCCTGCGCATAGCTCCGGGTCAAATGGTCGTGCAGTTCTTTCGGTGTCTCGACCTCATGCGTGCGACACAAGAACCGCAAGCCCGCCTGCCCCAAAGAATCCTCGCGCAGAACCGATGGTGACAGCAACCGCGTCGCGGCCTGCAAAGCCCAGCACGTGCGATACACCTTGCGCAACACCTCTGCCTGATCGGCACTGACGATATTTTGCTGGTTCGCATGCGCAATGCCGCTGGCGATATCGCGCGCCGTTGTCCCTGCCAGCAACGCACCCGCTTGCGCCAACAGCTCGATATCCTGCAAGCGCCCCGGCCCGTTTTTGGCGTCCCAAATGCCGCCCGCGGCCTTTGCAGCGGCAAGACGCGCGCGCATGGCGGCGACCTCGTGCAAGGTATCGGCGCGGTCGCGCGGGCGTGCGAGCACCTTGTTACACAGCCCCGACACCTCCTGCATCAGGTCATCGGGGCCGGCCACACATTCGGCTCGCGTCAGCGCGAGATGCTCCCATACCCAAGCTTGCCCCATCTGGTAGCTTTCAAAGCTGGCGAGACTGGTCGCCACTGGACCCTGCGTGCCGGAGGGGCGCAAACGCATGTCCACTTCGTAAAGCTTGCCTTGGGCCATGGGGGCGGTCATCGCCGTGATCATCGCTTGGGTCAGGCGCGCGTAATACAGCCGCGAGGCAAGCGGCCGCTTTCCGTCAGAGGTTTCGACATCGGCGGAATCGTAGACGACAATCATATCAAGATCAGAGGCCGCGGTCAGGCGGCGCGCACCAAGCGACCCCATGCCCACCAATACAGCGCCGCGTCCCGGCGGTGCCCCATGACGCCGCGAAAATCCGTCGATCACCACGGGCCATAGCCCGCGCAAAACTGCCCGCGCGAGATCGGCATATTGTGCGCCCACCGTCGCGGCATCAAGCAACCCGCGCAGGTGATGCACACCGATCCGAAAGTGCCATTCCTTTGCCCATCGACGGCAGGTATCAAGCCGCGCCTCATAGTCCTCCTCGGCCTCCAACGCTTCTGTCAGGCTCTCGAGCAACCCATCTTCACCGGGCCAATCGCTAAAGAAATCGCCGCCGATCACAGCATCGAACACTGACGCATTGCGCGACAGATACGCCGCCAAGGCGGGCGATGCGCTGACGATATCCACAAGTAAATCAGACAGTTGCGGGTTGATCTTCAATAAAGAGAATAGCTGCACGCCCGCGGGCAGCCCTCCCAAAAATCCGTCAAAGGCCAAAAGCGCCTCGTCCGGCTTGGTGGCCCGTGCCAGCCGTGCCAGCAGGCCGGGCTTGAGCTCTGCAAACAGCTCAGCCCCGCGGGCGCTACGCAAAGCGGGATAACTAAGCCAACGATCAACAATGGCGGCGTCAAAGACATGTTCGTCAGGGGCGGCAGCCGGTGTAGGGCTTGTGGTCGACCCCGCAAAGAACCCTTCGGTTAATTGGTGAACCTCTTCCAATCGCCGTTCAAGATCGCTGCGCAGCGCGGGCAGATCCATGTCCATCATCGCGGCCAGACGGTCAAAGCCTTCATCGGACTGTGGCAGCGTGTGTGTTTGCGCGTCGCGGATCATTTGTACCCGGTGCTCGACGGTGCGATGCGCACGGTAATGGTCGCAAAGGGTTTCGGCCGCGTCTGCGGGAATCCATTCCTTTTCGGCCAATACAGCCATGCCTTCGCAGGTACCGCGCACCCGCAGGTCAGGGTCGCGCCCACCCGCAATCAACTGGCGGGTCTGGGTAAAGAACTCGATCTCGCGGATGCCGCCGCGCCCCAGCTTCATATTGTGGCCTGACAGTGAAACCTTGCCCCCCAGCCCTTTGTGTTCGCGAATGGCAAGCCGCATGTCATGCGCATCCTGTATAGCGGCAAAGTCCAGATGCTTGCGCCAGACAAAGGGGCGCAGGACCGACAGAAACTGATCCCCCGCCGCCAGATCCCCGGCCGCGGGTCGCGCCTTGATATAGGCTGCGCGTTCCCACGTCCGGCCAAGACTTTCATAGTATCTCTCGGCGGCTTCCATCGCCATGCAGACCGGTGTGACACCGGAATCGGGCCGCAAGCGCAGGTCGGTGCGAAAAACATACCCCTCGCCCGTGAGATCGTTGAGCGTTCCGCTCATGGCGCGGGTGGCGCGCACAAATGCGGTGCGTGCGTCGTGGAAGTCAACCGGATCAAAGCGGGTCTCGTCAAACAGGCAGATCAGATCGATGTCAGAGGAGTAGTTCAGCTCGCGTGCGCCCATCTTGCCCATGGCAAGCACGACCATCCCCGCGCCGGTTTCGGCATCCTCTTCGGTCATGCCGGGCAGTTTGCCGCGTTTGATCTGCGCCTTCAGCCCTGCCGTCAGCGCGGCCTGGGTCGCGGCATCGGCGAAATCCGTCAATGCACCGGTAACGTCCTCCAGCGACCAAGCGCCTGCCAGATCGGCCAGCCCCGTCATCAACGCCACGCGTCGCTTGCTCTGACGCAGGTGGCTTGCAAGCTGGTCGGGGGCCACATCGCCTGCGCAGTCGATAACATGTTGGACTGCCACAGCGGGATCCTCGAACGCCGTGCGACACCAGTCGGTTTCCTTTTGCATCAACGCTAAAAGGTAAGGCGACGTCGACCCTGCCCCCGCAACAAGGGCTGCGATCTCGGGCGGCACATCAGGAAACAGCGCACGCGCATCCTGCGCCTGATCGGTCGTAAAAATGCGGGGACAGCGGGTGATCTGACTGGCAAGTGTTCTCATATGCCCAGCATTCGCTGGTTACTGGGGCTTCGTCAATGGGCGGAAAGACAGTGCTAAGCCCCAACAAACGCGGCCAAAACCAAATAATGTAAAAAACATTTACATTAAACCTTGCAAAGCGGGCCCAGCATGCCGATCTACTGTAATGTGAAAGGCATTTACATAGCCCACCACCGCACCGGCCCGCAGCGTTCAGGGCCACCACACTCTGACCGAAAGGGAACTTGATGACACAGAGCTATGCACCCTCGTACGCCGCACAACGCAGTTGGCTGGGCCGTGCCGAGGATTTTCTTGACGACAAGGGCAAAGGTGCCTGGATCGCCGCCATGGTTGTCGGCTTTATCGCATTCTGGCCGCTTGGCCTCGCCGTTCTTGCCTATATGATCTGGAGCAAACGCATGTTTAAATCTATGTCTTGCAGCAAACGTGCCCGCCGTGGCGTTGTCACCGGGCGTTCTACTGGAAACGCCGCATTTGACGCCTATAAGGCCGATACGCTTGCCCGTCTGGAAGAAGAGCAAACCAACTTCGAAGCCTTCCTGACCCGCCTGCGCGACGCCAAGGACAAGGCCGAGTTCGACCAGTTCATGGCCGAACGGTCGCGCGATGACGACGATGCGCAAAAGGCCTGAGCCTTGCGTGAAGACAACCGTGCCCTCCGCCTTGGCGGGGGGACAACCATTCTTGAGGGACGAGACATGATGACCCCCACCACCCCTGATCCATTCGACCAGCCCGAATTCTATAGCGGTATTCCGACCAAACGGTTCATGGCATGGGTTGTTGATGCTTTGCTGGTATTGATTGCCAGTGTGCTGATCGTGCCGTTCACTGCCTTTATCGGGTTGTTTCTATTCCCGTTATTGATGCTAATCGTGGGCTTTACCTACCGTGTTGCGACGCTTGCCAGCGGGTCGGCCACATGGGGGATGCGCCTGTTCGGCATGGAGCTGCGCACCGCACGCGATGAACCGCTTGATCTGGCGTCGGCCTTTTTGCACACGGCAGGCTATAGCGTAAGCGTTGCCATGATGCCGTTGCAGGTGATTTCGATCATCCTCATCTGTTCTACCTCGCGCCACCAAAGCCTGACGGATGTGATCCTAGGCACGGTCCCGCTGAATCGTCGTGCCGAAAGCGTGAACTGACCCAAACTTGTACTTGGCGCGGTTTGGTCCAGTTGTTAGGATTTCGCGGAACAACAACGGATTTTCATGCGCCATACACTCCCCATCGCACCGCAGTTCTATGTCACTGCGCCGCAGCCCTGCCCTTATCTTGAAGGTCGGATGGAACGTAAGCTGTTCACCGCCCTACAAGGAGAGTCTGCGACCAAGCTTAACAACAGTCTGTCGGGGCAAGGGTTCCGGCGGTCGCAGAATGTACTGTACCGCCCGTCCTGCGCAGATTGCGCAGCCTGTATGTCCGCGCGCATCAACGTGGCCGACTTCAGCCCGAGCAAGGGCCAAAGGCGCACGATCAAACGCAACGCAGGGATAGCGCGACGGGCGACGTCGCCATGGGCCACAGAAGAACAATACGATCTGTTTCGCACCTATCTTGACAGCCGTCATGCGGATGGTGGCATGGCGGATATGGATGTTTTCGAATTTGCCGCGATGATCGAGGAAACACCGATCCGCAGCCGTGTGATCGAATATCATGACAAGCAAACCCGTGATTTGATCGGTGTGTGCCTGACGGATGTGCTCGAGGATGGGGTGAGCATGGTCTATTCCTTCTACAGCCCCGACCGCCCCCGTGACGGGTTGGGCAACTACATCATCCTCGATCATATTGAGATCGCCCGCTCGGCGGGCCTGCCCTATGTTTATCTAGGCTATTGGGTGCCCGGCAGCCCCAAGATGGGGTATAAAGCCAAGTTCTCGGGACTTGAGGTCTATATGGGGGGCGCGTGGCAAAAGATGCGTAACCCCGATGATTTCTCCTCCGATGAGCATCCGCTGAACACCGTTCCAATTGCCGAGCAGGTCGCCAATATCGCGCTGCCCGATCTGAGCCCGACCAGAGGCTGATACGCGACTGCGCTGCGCTTTGAACCGCTTTCATTCTCAATGAAACGAAAAAAGGCACCCCGAGGGGTGCCTTTTGTTTTAGCAGAACCGTGCTGCCCGTTTAGTTCGGAATTAGATCCGGCACAATTGTCACGATCACCGGGAACATCCACAGCAGCGCCAAGGCCCCAACCTGGATCAAGACGAAAGGAATGATCCCACGGTAGATGTGCGACGTGGTCACGCTCGCCGGCGCAACGCCGCGTAGGTAGAACAGCGCAAAGCCAAAGGGCGGCGTCAGGAACGACGTTTGCAGGTTCACCGCGATCATGATCGTCACC
It encodes the following:
- a CDS encoding OsmC family protein encodes the protein MIKKSGSAKWTGNLKEGKGHVSTQTGVLNDQPYGFNTRFEGKDGTNPEELIGAAHASCFSMALSMILEDYDLVADSIETKATVFLEQKDGGFHVPKIHLDVECVIPDATQEQFEEATKTAKENCPISKLMTAEITMDAKLS
- a CDS encoding M48 family metalloprotease, which encodes MIRILPIVLAVLFGLAMYRFSAWRTARELDEKSTELLDPALREMTFKLAKALDLPRIKVHIYEVAPVNGLAAPDGRIFITRGFYEKFKSGAVTAEELASVIAHELGHVALGHSRRRMIDFSGQNAMRAALGMILGRIIPGVGIWIANMLASLLAARLSRGDEYEADAYAAALLTKAGIGIAPQISLFEKLEALTQSNHGTSPAWLLSHPKTADRISALTALKSAWDR
- a CDS encoding RSP_2648 family PIN domain-containing protein, coding for MTLRILIDACVLYPTVMREMVMGAARVGVFEPLWSARLLEEWARAAIKLGPEGEAQARAEIALLRAAWPEAEVPPSPGVAARLYLPDENDVHVLAAAITGHANIIMTLNAKDFPRGTLAEEGLARVDPDSYLHGVWLAQPEMIVQVADSVLDEARRLSGQPWEMRPLLKKARLPRLAKALG
- a CDS encoding RSP_2647 family RNA methyltransferase, translated to MTTPLSPPASTDPSDLPVVRLLPKANARAIRHGFPWVYANEMVTDRRTKALTPGSLALLEDSARQVMGVVAVNPTSKIFCRMLDQNSEAVVNQSWFEAHIKRAVQLRDQMYDAPYYRLIHAEADGLPGVVIDRFGDTAVIQANAAWADVHIDALTAALVAQSGVRHVLKNASGRTRSLEGLDDVSGVLHGDAPGAAVPVPMNGATYMADLTGGQKTGLFYDQRPNHAFAANLSKGKRVLDVFAHVGGFSLAALANGASSAVAVDGSAPALELAQQGADAMGVSDRFATRQGDAFDILTALRAEGEEFDVVICDPPAFAPGKPALEAGLRAYERVARLAAQLVAENGVLGLCSCSHAVDLTQFRTSSVRGIGRAGRRAALLHTGFAGPDHPQLPQLAETGYLKSLFFRLS
- a CDS encoding DUF6778 family protein, with the protein product MKHQNLLIALVCAAAVSGCAPADIASRNAMYDTSSSRMSLLDNLNSYQPDTLLDAVHIQQTNVFLPNHLRVAQETTLLQSADIIWHDAANTDHRDQVRAIFEAAIQQGAVTAYGPVPATLEVEVLRFHNPASGSATDVPSAEFILTVVDARNGKALAEPRQVTVELNSFAPPIAEAQPDNTVLIHDLARAIEQQLSTPGSYKRTKLAAY
- a CDS encoding glutamine-synthetase adenylyltransferase translates to MRTLASQITRCPRIFTTDQAQDARALFPDVPPEIAALVAGAGSTSPYLLALMQKETDWCRTAFEDPAVAVQHVIDCAGDVAPDQLASHLRQSKRRVALMTGLADLAGAWSLEDVTGALTDFADAATQAALTAGLKAQIKRGKLPGMTEEDAETGAGMVVLAMGKMGARELNYSSDIDLICLFDETRFDPVDFHDARTAFVRATRAMSGTLNDLTGEGYVFRTDLRLRPDSGVTPVCMAMEAAERYYESLGRTWERAAYIKARPAAGDLAAGDQFLSVLRPFVWRKHLDFAAIQDAHDMRLAIREHKGLGGKVSLSGHNMKLGRGGIREIEFFTQTRQLIAGGRDPDLRVRGTCEGMAVLAEKEWIPADAAETLCDHYRAHRTVEHRVQMIRDAQTHTLPQSDEGFDRLAAMMDMDLPALRSDLERRLEEVHQLTEGFFAGSTTSPTPAAAPDEHVFDAAIVDRWLSYPALRSARGAELFAELKPGLLARLARATKPDEALLAFDGFLGGLPAGVQLFSLLKINPQLSDLLVDIVSASPALAAYLSRNASVFDAVIGGDFFSDWPGEDGLLESLTEALEAEEDYEARLDTCRRWAKEWHFRIGVHHLRGLLDAATVGAQYADLARAVLRGLWPVVIDGFSRRHGAPPGRGAVLVGMGSLGARRLTAASDLDMIVVYDSADVETSDGKRPLASRLYYARLTQAMITAMTAPMAQGKLYEVDMRLRPSGTQGPVATSLASFESYQMGQAWVWEHLALTRAECVAGPDDLMQEVSGLCNKVLARPRDRADTLHEVAAMRARLAAAKAAGGIWDAKNGPGRLQDIELLAQAGALLAGTTARDIASGIAHANQQNIVSADQAEVLRKVYRTCWALQAATRLLSPSVLREDSLGQAGLRFLCRTHEVETPKELHDHLTRSYAQAAAIIGEALADYVDKADRGQP
- a CDS encoding DUF2852 domain-containing protein — translated: MTQSYAPSYAAQRSWLGRAEDFLDDKGKGAWIAAMVVGFIAFWPLGLAVLAYMIWSKRMFKSMSCSKRARRGVVTGRSTGNAAFDAYKADTLARLEEEQTNFEAFLTRLRDAKDKAEFDQFMAERSRDDDDAQKA
- a CDS encoding RDD family protein — its product is MTPTTPDPFDQPEFYSGIPTKRFMAWVVDALLVLIASVLIVPFTAFIGLFLFPLLMLIVGFTYRVATLASGSATWGMRLFGMELRTARDEPLDLASAFLHTAGYSVSVAMMPLQVISIILICSTSRHQSLTDVILGTVPLNRRAESVN
- a CDS encoding arginyltransferase, with translation MRHTLPIAPQFYVTAPQPCPYLEGRMERKLFTALQGESATKLNNSLSGQGFRRSQNVLYRPSCADCAACMSARINVADFSPSKGQRRTIKRNAGIARRATSPWATEEQYDLFRTYLDSRHADGGMADMDVFEFAAMIEETPIRSRVIEYHDKQTRDLIGVCLTDVLEDGVSMVYSFYSPDRPRDGLGNYIILDHIEIARSAGLPYVYLGYWVPGSPKMGYKAKFSGLEVYMGGAWQKMRNPDDFSSDEHPLNTVPIAEQVANIALPDLSPTRG